In the Patescibacteria group bacterium genome, ACAAAAAATCTCATAGGCGCAAAAAGAGTTATTATTCTGGTAATTAAAATAAAAGTTTTTAGGGCATCGCGAGGAGAAACCATGCTTTTTCCAACCCTCTTATTGACCTTGATGGGAATGTACTTGACATTATACCCCGTTTTAAAAAAAGCCATGGTTGCAGTCGATGAGAGAGAAAAGCCGTTTGGATAAAGATGAACATATTTGTTAAATTTTTCTTTGTCTACGATTCTTAACCCGGAATTTAAATCCGGTATTTTGAAATCAACTAAGTAACTGGCCAGCCATCTTAATATTTTTTTGCCTGGCTGCCTTATCCATGGGCCCTGATAGCCTTGGCGCTCGCCAACCACCATGTCATATCCGTCCCTCGCCTCTATTAATCTCTTAACATCTTCCGGGTTATGCTGACCATCGCCGTCATAAAATATTAAATATCTGCCGCTCGCTCTCTCGGCCCCCAATTTCAAAGCGGAGCCATAACCCTTGTTATAAGGATTATAAAAAATTTTCAACTCCCCTGATTTTATGCTATTTAAAACGTCACGAGTGCCGTCCGTGGAGCCATCATCTATGGCCAATATTTCATAAGGGCAAACAATTTTATTGTCTTTAAAATCAGCCAATAAATCAAAAATAACCCTTTTAATGACTTTCGCCTCATTAAAAATCGGGATGATTATACTGTATTTAATTTCACCCATAATTTTTTTTATAATTTATAAAGTTAATAATGTTTACAGCCCTCTCCTCCCAGGTATAACCCCTAGCATCTCTGTAAGCTTTATTTAAAATTCTATCAGCTAAAGCCTTATTTTGCAACACTTCTTGTATGCCCTTAGCCAAACTTTCCGGATCGTCCGGTTTAACAAAAAAAGCGTTATTTTTGTTTAAAACTTCTCTGACGGCCGGCAAATCAGAAGTAATTATCGGGCGTTGGCTAACCATATATTCAAACATCTTTATGGGTGACATATAAAAAGCATAGTGCTTTCTATAAGGAAAAGGCATCAATAAAACATCGCAAGCTTTTTGATATTCCGCCAATTCTTTTACGCCAACCCTGGGAATCAGACAAATATTGTTTTCCACCCCTAAATTTTCAGCAATCTTCTTATAATAGCCAATATCTTCCCCGTTCCCGCCAACAGCTATAAAAAACACATCTTGGCTGTTGTTTAAAATAATTTTTAAAGTTTTCAATATGTCGGAAATTCCCTTATCCATCCCCATGGTTTTAAAACTTCCGGTATAGCCCAAAATTACTTTTTCGCAAGGCAAACCGAATTTTTCCCTAGCTTGATTTTTGGTTACATTAATATCAAATTCCCTTAAATCCACTCCGTCAGGCGCTATTAAAATTCTATCATTTGGAATGCCGCTTTTAACCAATCCATTTTTTATGAAACTTGTAAGAGCAATCAGTTTCTTTGCCCTTGACCAAATCTTTTTATGAACGCGGGAAATATTTTCCGGCAAGGAATGCAATTCCAAAATAAAATTATTAAAAAAAAGTCCGACAAACTGCTCCCTGGTGTATAAAATATCGTAATTCTTAAAAGCTAAATAAATTTTAGCTGATGCTAAAAAACTTATAATCTGAACCCAAAAACCAATTTTGCCGAAATTTACCAAGTCAAGAGAAAATATTTTTTTTATTTTAAATTTTTCTCTTACCCCATAAAACGAAAAGGGATTGTCTTTAATTTTAGAAAATCTCCAGGGGACAATAAGCTCTACTTCCGCTCCCGCCTCCGCAAAAGCTTCATTCATTTTTATTATTTGCCGACCATGGGCTTTTTCAGTTGGAAATCTGGCATTAGCCAAATAAATCATTCTCATGGATTATTTTTTAACCTTAATGACAAAAGATAAGGCGAACAAAGAAGGCCGCCATAAAGCCAAACGCTCAAATAATTCACCCATAATTGGTTTGTTTTTCCAAAAAGTATTTACTCTTAACTCCACTATACTCAAATTATTATCTTTTAAAAGACCTTCCAAAACGGAATAATTAAACCAGAAGGTATGGCCTTTATTTTTTTTATTATTTTCCGGCACTCGCCCCCTAATCATCTGGATTCGGGCCGGAAGAGAGCTAAAATTAGGCACGCTTATTATCAGATATTTCTTAGATATTCGCTTAGCCTCGAAAAGCAGCTTTTCTGGACAAGGCAAATGTTCTAAAACGTCAAGTATGGTCACATAATCAAAAGAGTTGTCCGCGATCGGCAGACTCTCCTGATCACTATTAATAAAATAAGCCTCCAATCCTTTTTTTTTACATTTTTCAATAGCGGTTCTAGAAAAATCAACGCCCTTCGCCCCTATCTCCCTACCCCGAAGTAATTCTATAAACAAACCATCACCACAACCCAAATCCAAAACTTTTCCGTCCTTAATAAGATCTAGGGCGGTTCTGTGCCTATAAACCAACGGCTGATTCCGGCTCCGCCAATATTCATTTGAAAAATTTTTAAAATCCATACCTTGAATGGCCAGGAATAATTAAAAAGAACTCCCCTGAACTGATTAAGTTAATTTATTTTGCGGGCGGCAATAATTATTGACCAGCTTAAGTTTTTTATCAGAGGTATTCCGGACAATAACTCATCTATTTTTATAAGCGGTTTTAAAATAAAATAAGGAAAATATTTTACGAAAGGAAAAATATCAGGAAAACCAAAGGGGAAAGCAAAAAAACCAAATCTCTCTACTCTTATAATTTCAAATCCATTTTTATTAAATAAATTATCAAGTTCGCTATAATAAAAAGATTTATGGCTAGTGCTAAAATGGCTAGTTATCCGGTATACTATTTTTCTTATTAACTTATGCAAAACCGTGCTCACGGGTTCAGAAACTATTAATAAACCATCGGATTTTAAAACCTTATGTATCTGTTCAACACCGCGAAATGGATCAGGCAGATGGTGGAAGGCTCCGCGGGCAATAACTATTTCAAAATTATTTTCTAAATCTAAATTTTCCGCATCTTGTTGATATAAAATAAAATTTTTATTGTTACCATAATTATGTCTACCCACATTTATCATTTCTTGAGAAATATCAATACCAACATATTCTACCTGAGGAAAAAGATTATTTAACGCGGGAAATAGACTAGCTGTGCCACAACAATAATCAAGCACTTCTTGCGGTCTTTTTTCTATATTATTCAAAATTTTATTTAACCAATAATTTTGATAATATTGAGAAAATTTATTTTGTTCTCTGATTTTATCATACTTTTTAGCAATTACTTCATCATGTAACTTTAATTCTTCCAATTTCTTATCTGATAAATTATTTAGGTCAATCGACATAAAAAAATATTATCGAAAATTATTTATTTTCAATTATCTCTTTAATATCATAAACTCTGTCCTTGGTCGCGGCAAAATAATTCTTGGACAACATATCGGCCAACAGGCCAAAAACGAAAAATTGGACGCCAATTAAAAATCCGAACATAGCTAATTCTGTTAAAGCTGTATCTGATAAATCTTGAGCGTGGAAAACTTTGCCATAAATAGCCCAAAGACCAGCGATAATAGAAATTAAAATTAAAGCTAAGCCAAAACTGCCGAATAAATGGAGGGGGCGGCTGGCATATTTTTTCCAAAACCAAATTGAAATCATGTCAAGATTTCCTTTTATCCCCCTCTTCCAATTGTATTTGGTTTTACCCGTCTGGCGGGAGCGGTGGTCAACTTCCAATTCGCCGATTTTATAGCCTTTGATTTTAAGCAAGGCCGGAATAAAACGGTGCATTTCTCCCACTAAATCCACATATTCAAAACATTCTTTCTTATAAATTTTTAAAGTGCAGCCGCTGTCATGGATTCCGTCATTAATAAGAATTTTCCTCACCATTGCCGCGCATCTGGAAAAAAATTTCTTTAAAAAAGGATCTTGCCGATGCCGGCGCCAGCCCGATACTACGTCTAAATTATTTTCTTTCAACTTAACTAATAATTTTAAAATATCTTTAGGGTTATTTTGGCCATCACCGTCCAAAGCGGCAATGTATTGCCCTTGAGAGGCCTTAAAACCAGCGTCCAAAGCGGCGGTCTGGCCTGAATTTTTTCTAAAATTAATTATTTTTATCGGAGACAATTTTTTTAAATTTTCCAAAGTCTTATCGGTTGAGCCGTCATTAATAAAAATGATTTCAAAGGGCCTGCCTAATTGCCGTCCGGTTGCCATAATTTCCTGGTATAAATCAGTAATTGCGTCCGCTTCATTAAAAGCAGGTACAATTATTGACAAGTATATATTATCTGTTTCCATAATATTTTTAATTAAATTTATCTAATATTTTTTTAATTAAACCTTCAAGGCTATGTTTCTCTACGACCAGGCCGCGCAAATCTTTAACTATTTTCTCTTTTTTTTCTGCCTCCATCTCAATAAATAATTTTATCATTTCCGTTAAGCGCTTATAATCGCCCTTATCGTACATCAAGGTTTTTCTATATTCTCCTAAAACTTCAACTAAAGCTTCATTGCATGTTAAAACCGGTAAACCGCAAGCCATGGCTTCCAGGATGGCTTTATCAAGACTGCCTGTATAACTCATATTGACAAATAAATTAGCTAATTGCAAATGCCGGACGACATTTTTATTGGGAATAGCACCGATAAAAGTTATGGTTTCTTCCAATTTTTTTGCCGTCATCATTTTCTTTAAATTCTCTAGATATTTTTTCTGTTCCGGCTTCCCAACCCCGCCGATAATATCTACTTTTAATTTAATTCCCTCTCCGAACAAAATTTCGATGGCTTTAATCAGAGTTTCATAATCCTTAACCGGAGAAATTCTGCCAATAGTTATAATTTTAAAAATATCATTACGTTTTTTCTCTGCTCCCGGCTTAAATGTATTTATATTAATTCCTTGACCGACAACTTTGACTTTATCGCTTTTTATTCTAAAACCGCTTTTAGTGGAAGTAAATATAATATTAACTAATTTTTCAGCAATTTTTAAACTAAAAGGAACGTGGCCATGAGCATACCATAATCCAACTTTCTTTCCCAAACATTTCCATAATACTCCACCCAAGACAACATATTCCGGATTCATATGAACAAATACCTTGTTGTAATTTTTTCTTTCCCGGATTATATAGTTATAAAATCTAAGGACAGCCACTAATTTACGGATAAGGGCGGAATATCTGCCTAAACGTAAAAATTCGTCTTTACCTAAAGACAATACTCTTACGTTTTTAGGAAATTCATATCGGCCCCGTTGCAAACAAACCACCGTCACTTTCTCATAGTGCTTAGCAAATTCCTTAATCCAATCATGAAAAAAACCTAAAATATCGTCATCAATATCTACTTTTTGCGTTAAAATAAGCAATTTCATAAATGAAATTTTTCTTTGGAAAAAATCCTTATTGTGTTACGCAACCGACAAAATAAGCATCGTTAAAAATTCTTTCGGAATCGCCTGCCACCGAAACAGTCCCCCGAAAAGAATCGTCAATTTCCACGCCATTGCAAACTCTTTGCGGTTTGCCAAATATTTTTTCATCGTTAAACTTTTCATTCTCTGATTCTTGTTCCGGGGCGCACCCCTCCTCTCCGCAATAGGCAAAATTCGCCGAGTCGGTTTTGGCTAGCGCTCCGGTTTCCAAATCTAATTCATACAAAGAAGCGCTAGCGGCGCGGGCGCCTCCTCCAATTTCAAGAATTTTAAGGATATTTTTTCCCGAATCATAAGCAACTAACCCTGTTCTGCTCAAACCCGTAGCTTCAACTTGTTTATGCAAATCATCAACAATAATTTGATTGCTTCCCGCCGATATGTCATACCTGCCTAGAGCGCAATATTTGGCTTCTGAACAATATCCTTTAAGATAAAAAATCTTATTGTCAGAAACTATAAAATCAAAAATGGTGTTTTCGTTAAAATTAAATTTATTATTCGGGATAATGCCGGAAATTTCCACTACGCTCTGCTTGCCGGATTTTGTATCCAGGCTCCCCGCTTCGCCCGCCGGGGTTAGAAAAAATATTTTATTTTCAGAAAAGCCGAACGGCTTGTTAAAAAAATTATTCTTTATCAAAGCCAAATCTTTCTGCTCCCCGCTCTCGGGATTAAATGAAATAATAAAATATTCATCCGTTAGTTTCTCTGAATTAACGGGCGGCGCTTTTACCGCCAAAAACACCAAACCGGCGTCAGAATTACCCATAATGTTAAAATTTGGATTTTGGTTAGCCTCAAGTATGGTCGCTTGGGCGCTTTCAAGGTTATTGATTTTTTCCCGCAATAACTTTATCTCCTGGAGTTTGGATCGGTTTACAAAATAAAAAACGCCCATACCGACAACGACAGCCGTAACTAGCGCGGAAATTAAAATTAATAACGCCTGATTTTTAGAAGAAATAGTCGCGCGATCCATAAAATTAAATTTAATAATAATAAAAATTGTCCCGCAAGCCCTCTATGCTTTCGCAATTTACGGATATGACCAAGCCTGCGGCGGACGGAATGGCTCGCTCACACGCAAATCAAACTCTATTTTAATTGGCGGAAGGACAGAGGTTCGCCCCGAAATAAATTCGGAATCTCTGCTTCGCTACGAAACTCTTGGCGGAGAGAGAGGGATTCGAACCCTCGAAACCTTTCGGTTTACACGCTTTCCAAGCGTGCGCCATCGGCCACTAGGCGACCTCTCCATTTATCTATACCCCCGGCTTCTTTTTCAGCCATTCCGTTGCTTTCTCATAAGCGCTGCTAATTCTAAACAGCATTTCTTCGTCAAATCTTTTTCCAATTAACTGCATACCGATCGGCAGACCGGAAGAAAAACCGCAAGGAATAGATATGGCCGGCAAACCAGCCAAAGAAGCGCCGGTGACAAAAACATCTTCCAAATACATTTTCAAGGGATCATCTGACTGTTCGCCCAACTTAAAGGCCGGGCTTGGCTGGGTCGGGGTAATAATCGCATCTAATTTTTCCAGTTCAAAATCCAACTCTTTTTTTATTTTTGTCCTCACCTTCTGCGCCTGCAAATAATAAGCGTCGTAGTAGCCGGCTGATAAAACATAAGCGCCGAGCATTATCCGACGCTTGGCTTCCGGGCCAAAACCTTTTCCTCGGCTTTTGGTATAAACTTCTTTTAAATCTTTTGCTTGTTCATCTGAAAAGCCATATCTGACGCCGTCAAAACGAGCCAAGTTGGAACTGATTTCCGAAGGAGTAATTATATAATAAACCGGAATGCCGTATTTGGCATAAGGCAATTTTATAGGGATAATCTCAGCTCCCAATTCTTTTAGTTTGGCAATAACTTTCTCAATCGCCTCCTTTGCTCCCTTTTCCACGCCCTCTCCAAAATATTCTTCCGGCTGACCGATTTTTAAGCCTTTCAAAGTTTTACCCAGGGATTTTTCGTAGGCCGGAACTTCCACATCTGGAGTAGTGGCGTCTTTTCTGTCATGGCCGGCAATTACTTCCAAAACTAGCGAAGCGTCTTCTACATTTTTAGTTATGGGTCCGGGCACGTCGGTTGAAGAAGTCATGGCTACGAGACCGAAGCGGGAAGCCCGGCCATAAGTCGGTTTCATCCCGACCACGCCGCAAAAACTTGCCGGGCACCTGATTGACCCGCCCGTATCGGTGCCTAAAGCAAAAAGGCACATATCAGCCGCCACAGCCGCGGCGGAACCGCCGGAAGATCCGCCCGGAACGCGGGTTAAGTCCCAAGGATTATGAGTCGGGCCAAAAGCGGAATTTTCTGTAGACGCGCCGTGAGCGAATTCGTCCATATTGGATTTGGCCAGTAATACCGCTCCCGCAACTTTCAATTTTTTAATTATGGTGGCGTCAAAGGGCGCAACATAATTTTCCAAAATCTTGGAAGCCGCCGTGGTCTTTATGCCCTTGGTTAGAATATTGTCTTTGGCTATATAAGGTATGCCCAGTAATTTCCCCTTTTCGCCTTTGCTCCGCCGTTTATCAGCTTGCTTAGCTTCGTCCATTGCTTCTTGCTCGCAAACCGTTAAACAAGCTTTAATTTTTTTATCAACTTCCTTAATGCGCGCTAAACAAGCCTTAGTTAGTTCAACTGAAGTTATTTCGCCCTTGGCTAGTTTTTCACTGGCTTGTTTTATTGTAAGCTCATTCAACTTCATAATTTTTAATTTCAAACTTTCTAGATTATAAATTACAAATCTTTTACAAATTTTACAAATAACTAATTTTAAAATATTTTTTAACTTCCGTATTTGTAACATTTGTAATGAATTTGTAATTTGTAACTA is a window encoding:
- a CDS encoding glycosyltransferase family 2 protein — its product is MGEIKYSIIIPIFNEAKVIKRVIFDLLADFKDNKIVCPYEILAIDDGSTDGTRDVLNSIKSGELKIFYNPYNKGYGSALKLGAERASGRYLIFYDGDGQHNPEDVKRLIEARDGYDMVVGERQGYQGPWIRQPGKKILRWLASYLVDFKIPDLNSGLRIVDKEKFNKYVHLYPNGFSLSSTATMAFFKTGYNVKYIPIKVNKRVGKSMVSPRDALKTFILITRIITLFAPMRFFV
- a CDS encoding glycosyltransferase family 4 protein; translation: MRMIYLANARFPTEKAHGRQIIKMNEAFAEAGAEVELIVPWRFSKIKDNPFSFYGVREKFKIKKIFSLDLVNFGKIGFWVQIISFLASAKIYLAFKNYDILYTREQFVGLFFNNFILELHSLPENISRVHKKIWSRAKKLIALTSFIKNGLVKSGIPNDRILIAPDGVDLREFDINVTKNQAREKFGLPCEKVILGYTGSFKTMGMDKGISDILKTLKIILNNSQDVFFIAVGGNGEDIGYYKKIAENLGVENNICLIPRVGVKELAEYQKACDVLLMPFPYRKHYAFYMSPIKMFEYMVSQRPIITSDLPAVREVLNKNNAFFVKPDDPESLAKGIQEVLQNKALADRILNKAYRDARGYTWEERAVNIINFINYKKNYG
- a CDS encoding glycosyltransferase family 4 protein, which produces MKLLILTQKVDIDDDILGFFHDWIKEFAKHYEKVTVVCLQRGRYEFPKNVRVLSLGKDEFLRLGRYSALIRKLVAVLRFYNYIIRERKNYNKVFVHMNPEYVVLGGVLWKCLGKKVGLWYAHGHVPFSLKIAEKLVNIIFTSTKSGFRIKSDKVKVVGQGININTFKPGAEKKRNDIFKIITIGRISPVKDYETLIKAIEILFGEGIKLKVDIIGGVGKPEQKKYLENLKKMMTAKKLEETITFIGAIPNKNVVRHLQLANLFVNMSYTGSLDKAILEAMACGLPVLTCNEALVEVLGEYRKTLMYDKGDYKRLTEMIKLFIEMEAEKKEKIVKDLRGLVVEKHSLEGLIKKILDKFN
- a CDS encoding class I SAM-dependent methyltransferase, translated to MDFKNFSNEYWRSRNQPLVYRHRTALDLIKDGKVLDLGCGDGLFIELLRGREIGAKGVDFSRTAIEKCKKKGLEAYFINSDQESLPIADNSFDYVTILDVLEHLPCPEKLLFEAKRISKKYLIISVPNFSSLPARIQMIRGRVPENNKKNKGHTFWFNYSVLEGLLKDNNLSIVELRVNTFWKNKPIMGELFERLALWRPSLFALSFVIKVKK
- a CDS encoding glycosyltransferase family 2 protein; translated protein: METDNIYLSIIVPAFNEADAITDLYQEIMATGRQLGRPFEIIFINDGSTDKTLENLKKLSPIKIINFRKNSGQTAALDAGFKASQGQYIAALDGDGQNNPKDILKLLVKLKENNLDVVSGWRRHRQDPFLKKFFSRCAAMVRKILINDGIHDSGCTLKIYKKECFEYVDLVGEMHRFIPALLKIKGYKIGELEVDHRSRQTGKTKYNWKRGIKGNLDMISIWFWKKYASRPLHLFGSFGLALILISIIAGLWAIYGKVFHAQDLSDTALTELAMFGFLIGVQFFVFGLLADMLSKNYFAATKDRVYDIKEIIENK
- the gatA gene encoding Asp-tRNA(Asn)/Glu-tRNA(Gln) amidotransferase subunit GatA, with amino-acid sequence MKLNELTIKQASEKLAKGEITSVELTKACLARIKEVDKKIKACLTVCEQEAMDEAKQADKRRSKGEKGKLLGIPYIAKDNILTKGIKTTAASKILENYVAPFDATIIKKLKVAGAVLLAKSNMDEFAHGASTENSAFGPTHNPWDLTRVPGGSSGGSAAAVAADMCLFALGTDTGGSIRCPASFCGVVGMKPTYGRASRFGLVAMTSSTDVPGPITKNVEDASLVLEVIAGHDRKDATTPDVEVPAYEKSLGKTLKGLKIGQPEEYFGEGVEKGAKEAIEKVIAKLKELGAEIIPIKLPYAKYGIPVYYIITPSEISSNLARFDGVRYGFSDEQAKDLKEVYTKSRGKGFGPEAKRRIMLGAYVLSAGYYDAYYLQAQKVRTKIKKELDFELEKLDAIITPTQPSPAFKLGEQSDDPLKMYLEDVFVTGASLAGLPAISIPCGFSSGLPIGMQLIGKRFDEEMLFRISSAYEKATEWLKKKPGV
- a CDS encoding class I SAM-dependent methyltransferase; amino-acid sequence: MSIDLNNLSDKKLEELKLHDEVIAKKYDKIREQNKFSQYYQNYWLNKILNNIEKRPQEVLDYCCGTASLFPALNNLFPQVEYVGIDISQEMINVGRHNYGNNKNFILYQQDAENLDLENNFEIVIARGAFHHLPDPFRGVEQIHKVLKSDGLLIVSEPVSTVLHKLIRKIVYRITSHFSTSHKSFYYSELDNLFNKNGFEIIRVERFGFFAFPFGFPDIFPFVKYFPYFILKPLIKIDELLSGIPLIKNLSWSIIIAARKIN